In a single window of the Deltaproteobacteria bacterium genome:
- a CDS encoding acetate--CoA ligase family protein encodes MEYWAPGVACFNTIEQAVQGLSFCYNYHQAKNRHVPVQKTFSIDPEKLLPLAEKGRSQKLLIGEEALHVLDLFGIPVVKSGIAQSREELETVASTMTYPLVLKVTGAAFLHKTEWGGVVTGIKNLEELIRAFDRVVENVHSHRRDANVEAFQIQEQIEGHELLLGLKKDPQFDHIIACGLGGVYTEVFKDISYAIAPVDHKEADEMLASLKIAPILKGLRGEAGIDWNGFVEIMERLSFLASTLSGISELDINPVIATSTQCIAVDVRIMW; translated from the coding sequence ATGGAGTACTGGGCACCCGGTGTGGCCTGTTTTAATACCATAGAACAGGCAGTCCAGGGGCTGTCGTTCTGCTACAACTATCACCAGGCGAAGAATCGGCATGTCCCCGTTCAAAAGACGTTTTCCATCGATCCGGAAAAATTACTGCCTCTTGCTGAAAAGGGCAGATCGCAGAAGCTGTTGATCGGAGAGGAGGCGCTGCACGTATTGGATCTGTTTGGCATCCCCGTTGTCAAAAGCGGTATCGCACAAAGCCGCGAAGAATTGGAAACCGTCGCCTCAACAATGACCTACCCGCTGGTACTCAAGGTGACCGGGGCCGCCTTCCTTCACAAGACGGAATGGGGGGGCGTTGTGACCGGAATCAAAAACCTGGAGGAACTGATTCGCGCCTTTGACCGGGTCGTTGAAAACGTTCACAGCCATCGACGGGATGCAAACGTTGAGGCCTTTCAGATTCAGGAGCAGATAGAGGGGCATGAATTGCTTCTGGGCTTGAAGAAAGACCCGCAATTCGACCACATCATCGCCTGCGGCCTGGGTGGTGTTTATACAGAGGTCTTCAAGGACATCAGTTACGCTATCGCCCCTGTTGATCATAAAGAGGCGGACGAGATGCTTGCATCTCTCAAAATAGCGCCGATACTGAAAGGGTTAAGGGGTGAGGCAGGAATTGACTGGAACGGTTTTGTTGAAATTATGGAAAGACTATCATTTCTTGCAAGCACACTATCCGGTATCTCGGAATTGGACATCAACCCTGTTA
- a CDS encoding CoA-binding protein — MQKFLDPASVALIGVPRNTGNGSFNNAETLLRYGFEGKIFPINPNAREICGLKVYPSIADVPETVDLAVISVGRERVIPMLDQCISAGVKRVVIITQGFADADRKGKEMQEEIERKAKANSVRILGPNTMGVANNFRKFTTAFIDLVRPEIFSPVSLIAQTGVIQVASQNMAYKHWGKAIDIGNGCDVDVVDSLAYLATDPETKVIVIYMEGMKRGADFLKLASQVTLKKPVIVYKSGRSKAGAKAALSHTGSLVGEDHVFDAVCKRAGIIRIKNGSEMTDAIRALLVMEEMEGPRLGVVTVTGAGGIITADACEEYGLTLAKIPEGLADRLTAGIPDWIPVSNPIDIWPIGMIGGKYTQAVNTALTELLRSDEVDGVLGTRCGLF; from the coding sequence ATGCAGAAATTTCTTGACCCGGCTTCAGTGGCTCTCATCGGCGTTCCGCGTAACACCGGCAATGGTTCTTTCAACAACGCGGAAACATTACTGCGTTATGGCTTTGAAGGTAAGATCTTCCCCATAAATCCAAACGCCAGGGAAATTTGCGGCCTGAAGGTGTATCCTTCAATCGCCGATGTCCCGGAAACGGTCGATTTAGCGGTGATATCTGTTGGAAGAGAACGGGTTATCCCGATGCTGGATCAGTGTATTTCGGCGGGTGTCAAACGGGTAGTCATCATTACTCAAGGTTTTGCCGACGCCGATCGAAAAGGCAAGGAAATGCAGGAGGAAATCGAAAGAAAGGCCAAAGCAAACAGCGTTCGAATCCTGGGTCCCAATACAATGGGAGTTGCAAACAACTTCAGAAAATTCACTACCGCATTTATTGATCTGGTCCGTCCCGAGATATTTTCACCGGTTTCGCTGATTGCCCAAACGGGAGTTATTCAGGTTGCATCGCAGAACATGGCGTACAAGCATTGGGGAAAGGCAATCGACATCGGTAACGGTTGCGACGTTGATGTGGTGGATTCCCTCGCTTATCTCGCCACCGACCCGGAAACCAAGGTTATTGTCATTTACATGGAAGGGATGAAACGGGGCGCTGATTTTCTGAAGCTCGCGTCACAAGTAACCCTTAAGAAACCGGTTATCGTCTATAAATCAGGCCGCAGCAAGGCAGGGGCGAAAGCGGCTCTTTCTCATACGGGGTCATTGGTGGGAGAAGATCATGTCTTTGATGCTGTTTGCAAGCGGGCCGGTATAATCCGGATAAAAAACGGATCTGAAATGACCGATGCGATTCGCGCCCTTCTTGTCATGGAAGAGATGGAAGGTCCGCGACTTGGAGTGGTGACCGTCACCGGAGCCGGCGGAATCATTACGGCGGATGCTTGTGAAGAGTACGGCCTTACGTTGGCAAAAATTCCCGAAGGGTTGGCGGATAGACTCACAGCAGGTATACCGGACTGGATTCCTGTAAGCAATCCGATAGACATCTGGCCGATTGGAATGATTGGCGGTAAGTATACCCAGGCAGTCAACACAGCACTGACGGAATTGCTGCGCTCCGATGAAGTGGATGGAGTACTGGGCACCCGGTGTGGCCTGTTTTAA
- a CDS encoding glycerophosphodiester phosphodiesterase family protein — MKKLLCFAHRGAAGHEPENTLSAVEKAIVLGADWIEMDVFAVEGKLLVIHDERLERTTNGAGYVMDKTFEYLRSLDAGKGQRIPTLGEVFDCADRRVGINVELKGPETAGLTVSLINEYIRKKGWNYDQFIVSSFNHRELLNVKRLDSHMKIGIIIGGLRRHYKKFAQRCAAYSVHPRIDLVNEEFLRSAHQRGLKVFVYTVNQPDDIARLEAMGVDGVFTDFPERVILPALRRQDHQGGTGKSKL, encoded by the coding sequence ATGAAAAAGCTCCTCTGTTTTGCCCATCGCGGCGCGGCTGGACATGAACCGGAAAACACGCTCTCCGCGGTAGAGAAAGCCATTGTTCTGGGTGCGGACTGGATCGAAATGGATGTGTTTGCCGTGGAGGGAAAGTTGCTTGTCATTCACGATGAAAGGCTCGAACGCACAACAAACGGCGCCGGCTATGTGATGGACAAGACATTTGAATATCTGCGATCCCTTGATGCGGGCAAAGGCCAGCGCATTCCCACTCTTGGCGAGGTTTTCGATTGCGCTGATCGCAGAGTCGGAATTAATGTTGAACTCAAAGGTCCTGAAACAGCCGGTTTGACTGTTTCTCTTATCAATGAGTACATAAGGAAGAAGGGCTGGAATTACGATCAGTTCATTGTATCTTCGTTCAATCATCGTGAGTTATTGAACGTCAAAAGACTTGATTCCCACATGAAGATCGGCATAATCATCGGTGGTCTTCGCCGTCACTATAAAAAATTTGCCCAACGTTGTGCCGCATACTCCGTGCATCCCCGTATTGACCTCGTAAATGAAGAATTCCTGAGGAGCGCACATCAGCGTGGCCTTAAAGTGTTTGTCTATACCGTCAATCAGCCTGACGACATCGCACGATTGGAAGCGATGGGGGTTGACGGCGTCTTTACAGACTTTCCTGAACGTGTTATTTTACCGGCACTCAGGCGGCAGGATCATCAGGGCGGAACAGGGAAATCAAAATTATGA